The following proteins come from a genomic window of Lycium ferocissimum isolate CSIRO_LF1 chromosome 4, AGI_CSIRO_Lferr_CH_V1, whole genome shotgun sequence:
- the LOC132054553 gene encoding uncharacterized protein LOC132054553, translated as MRPSGAKNLLPAGLVSNLQGVLSSRKGNEDSTEPNSVPDEVDDTKPVVLVTNADGIESPGLTYLVHALVSQGLYNVHVCAPQSDESTAGHSFTLKETIAVTSAEIHGATAYEVTGTPVDCVSLALSGALFSWSKPMLVISGINKGSSCGHHMFYSGVVAGARESLFSGVPAISMSLDWKKDESKESDFKDAVSVCLPLINAALRDVEKGAFPKCCLLHVEVPKSPLTNKGFKLTKQSHWSTKLCWQAISANRNPTAGRFVPNQQSLGLQLAQLGRDASAAGAARRLATQKENIKEVESVGVAGKSDPNRKAKYFRLELLEKKQEEEDEDLDFRALENGFIAVTPVSLSMHVEADVHATTAEWISTALEAEQ; from the exons ATGAGGCCTTCAGGGGCAAAAAACTTGTTGCCAGCTGGCCTGGTGTCCAATCTTCAGGGTGTCCTTTCCAGCAGAAAGGGTAATGAAGATTCAACGGAACCCAACTCGGTTCCAGATGAGGTTGACGATACAAAGCCTGTCGTTTTGGTTACAAACGCTGATGGGATCGAATCCCCTGGCCTAACTTATCTCGTTCATGCTCTCGTTTCTCAGGGACTTTACAATGTTCACGTCTGCGCTCCTCAATC AGATGAATCAACAGCAGGACACTCTTTTACCCTGAAAGAAACCATTGCTGTTACTTCGGCTGAGATTCACGGTGCTACCGCTTATGAAGTTACTG GGACTCCTGTAGATTGTGTGTCATTAGCCTTGTCTGGGGCACTATTTTCCTGGTCAAAGCCTATGCTG GTGATAAGTGGAATCAACAAGGGCTCAAGTTGTGGCCATCATAT GTTTTACTCAGGTGTTGTAGCTGGTGCAAGGGAGTCATTGTTTAGTGGTGTTCCAGCTATATCGATGTCACTTGACTG gaAGAAGGATGAAAGTAAGGAAAGTGATTTCAAGGATGCCGTAAGTGTTTGTTTACCGTTGATAAATGCAGCCCTTAGAGATGTTGAGAAGGGAGCTTTTCCCAAATGTTGCTTGCTGCATGTGGAAGTTCCAAAGTCTCCTCTGACAAACAAG GGATTTAAATTGACCAAGCAAAGTCACTGGAGCACTAAGCTTTGCTGGCAAGCTATTTCAGCAAATAGGAATCCTACTGCCGGACGTTTTGTTCCCAATCAGCAAAGCCTTGGACTACAGCTTGCACAACTAGGCCGAGATGCTTCTGCAGCT GGTGCCGCCCGTCGGTTAGCCACTCAGAAAGAGAATATAAAGGAGGTTGAATCTGTAGGTGTAGCAGGGAAATCTGATCCCAACCGGAAAGCCAAGTACTTCAGATTGGAG TTACTTGAGAAGAAGCAGGAAGAAGAGGATGAGGATTTAGATTTTAGAGCTCTTGAAAATGGCTTT ATAGCGGTCACTCCAGTCTCTCTATCGATGCATGTAGAAGCAGATGTTCATGCAACCACTGCAGAGTGGATTTCCACTGCATTAGAAGCTGAACAATGA